The Struthio camelus isolate bStrCam1 chromosome 5, bStrCam1.hap1, whole genome shotgun sequence genome has a segment encoding these proteins:
- the PSMC1 gene encoding 26S proteasome regulatory subunit 4 isoform X1 produces the protein MGQSQSGGHGPGGGKKDDKDKKKKYEPPVPTRVGKKKKKTKGPDAASKLPLVTPHTQCRLKLLKLERIKDYLLMEEEFIRNQEQMKPLEEKQEEERSKVDDLRGTPMSVGTLEEIIDDNHAIVSTSVGSEHYVSILSFVDKDLLEPGCSVLLNHKVHAVIGVLMDDTDPLVTVMKVEKAPQETYADIGGLDNQIQEIKESVELPLTHPEYYEEMGIKPPKGVILYGPPGTGKTLLAKAVANQTSATFLRVVGSELIQKYLGDGPKLVRELFRVAEEHAPSIVFIDEIDAIGTKRYDSNSGGEREIQRTMLELLNQLDGFDSRGDVKVIMATNRIETLDPALIRPGRIDRKIEFPLPDEKTKKRIFQIHTSRMTLADDVTLDELIMAKDDLSGADIKAICTEAGLMALRERRMKVTNEDFKKSKENVLYKKQEGTPEGLYL, from the exons ATg GGTCAAAGTCAGAGTGGTGGACATGGTCCTGGTGGTGGCAAGAAGGATGACAAG gataagaagaagaaatatgaacCTCCAGTTCCAACCagagtggggaaaaagaaaaagaaaacaaagggacCAGATGCTGCCAGCAAACTCCCCCTAG TGACTCCTCACACACAATGCAGACTCAAATTGCTAAAATTAGAGAGAATTAAAGATTACCTGTTAATGGAGGAAGAATTTATCAGAAATCAAGAACAAATGAAACCtttggaagaaaaacaagag GAAGAGAGATCAAAGGTGGATGATTTGAGGGGAACACCAATGTCTGTGGGTACCTTGGAGGAGATCATTGACGATAATCATGCTATCGTGTCTACGTCAGTAGGATCAGAACACTATGTCAGTATTCTGTCTTTTGTGGACAAGGATCTACTAGAGCCAGGCTGCTCTGTTTTGCTAAATCATAAG GTTCATGCTGTGATAGGAGTTCTAATGGATGACACAGACCCTTTAGTTACCGTGATGAAAGTTGAGAAAGCTCCTCAAGAAACATATGCTGACATCGGTGGCCTTGACAACCAGATCCAAGAAATCAAG GAGTCTGTGGAGCTTCCCCTCACCCATCCTGAATATTATGAAGAGATGGGTATAAAGCCACCCAAAGGAGTCATTCTCTATGGCCCACCTGGCACAG GAAAGACTTTACTAGCCAAAGCAGTAGCAAACCAAACTTCAGCAACCTTCCTGAGAGTTGTTGGTTCAGAACTTATACAGAAATACTTGGGTGATGGTCCAAAGCTCGTGCGTGAACTCTTCCGTGTAGCTGAAGAGCACGCTCCATCAATTGTCTTCATTGATGAAATTGATGCCATCGGTACAAAGAG ATATGACTCAAATTCAGGTGGTGAGAGGGAGATCCAGCGTACGATGCTAGAGCTGTTGAACCAGCTGGATGGGTTTGACTCTCGTGGGGATGTTAAAGTTATTATGGCCACAAACAGAATAGAAACACTAGATCCAGCTTTAATCAGGCCAG GACGTATTGATAGGAAAATAGAGTTCCCTCTACCTGATGAAAAGACCAAGAAACGCATCTTTCAGATTCACACAAGCAGGATGACTTTGGCAGATGATGTGACTTTGGATGAGCTGATTATGGCAAAAGATGATCTCTCTGGGGCAGATATTAAG gCGATTTGTACAGAAGCTGGATTGATGGCTTTGAGGGAACGACGAATGAAAGTAACAAATGAGGACTTCAAGAAATCTAAAGAGAATGTTCTGTATAAGAAGCAGGAGGGAACCCCAGAAGGACTCTATCTTTAA
- the PSMC1 gene encoding 26S proteasome regulatory subunit 4 isoform X2, which translates to MEEEFIRNQEQMKPLEEKQEEERSKVDDLRGTPMSVGTLEEIIDDNHAIVSTSVGSEHYVSILSFVDKDLLEPGCSVLLNHKVHAVIGVLMDDTDPLVTVMKVEKAPQETYADIGGLDNQIQEIKESVELPLTHPEYYEEMGIKPPKGVILYGPPGTGKTLLAKAVANQTSATFLRVVGSELIQKYLGDGPKLVRELFRVAEEHAPSIVFIDEIDAIGTKRYDSNSGGEREIQRTMLELLNQLDGFDSRGDVKVIMATNRIETLDPALIRPGRIDRKIEFPLPDEKTKKRIFQIHTSRMTLADDVTLDELIMAKDDLSGADIKAICTEAGLMALRERRMKVTNEDFKKSKENVLYKKQEGTPEGLYL; encoded by the exons ATGGAGGAAGAATTTATCAGAAATCAAGAACAAATGAAACCtttggaagaaaaacaagag GAAGAGAGATCAAAGGTGGATGATTTGAGGGGAACACCAATGTCTGTGGGTACCTTGGAGGAGATCATTGACGATAATCATGCTATCGTGTCTACGTCAGTAGGATCAGAACACTATGTCAGTATTCTGTCTTTTGTGGACAAGGATCTACTAGAGCCAGGCTGCTCTGTTTTGCTAAATCATAAG GTTCATGCTGTGATAGGAGTTCTAATGGATGACACAGACCCTTTAGTTACCGTGATGAAAGTTGAGAAAGCTCCTCAAGAAACATATGCTGACATCGGTGGCCTTGACAACCAGATCCAAGAAATCAAG GAGTCTGTGGAGCTTCCCCTCACCCATCCTGAATATTATGAAGAGATGGGTATAAAGCCACCCAAAGGAGTCATTCTCTATGGCCCACCTGGCACAG GAAAGACTTTACTAGCCAAAGCAGTAGCAAACCAAACTTCAGCAACCTTCCTGAGAGTTGTTGGTTCAGAACTTATACAGAAATACTTGGGTGATGGTCCAAAGCTCGTGCGTGAACTCTTCCGTGTAGCTGAAGAGCACGCTCCATCAATTGTCTTCATTGATGAAATTGATGCCATCGGTACAAAGAG ATATGACTCAAATTCAGGTGGTGAGAGGGAGATCCAGCGTACGATGCTAGAGCTGTTGAACCAGCTGGATGGGTTTGACTCTCGTGGGGATGTTAAAGTTATTATGGCCACAAACAGAATAGAAACACTAGATCCAGCTTTAATCAGGCCAG GACGTATTGATAGGAAAATAGAGTTCCCTCTACCTGATGAAAAGACCAAGAAACGCATCTTTCAGATTCACACAAGCAGGATGACTTTGGCAGATGATGTGACTTTGGATGAGCTGATTATGGCAAAAGATGATCTCTCTGGGGCAGATATTAAG gCGATTTGTACAGAAGCTGGATTGATGGCTTTGAGGGAACGACGAATGAAAGTAACAAATGAGGACTTCAAGAAATCTAAAGAGAATGTTCTGTATAAGAAGCAGGAGGGAACCCCAGAAGGACTCTATCTTTAA